In a genomic window of Vigna angularis cultivar LongXiaoDou No.4 chromosome 6, ASM1680809v1, whole genome shotgun sequence:
- the LOC128197357 gene encoding uncharacterized protein LOC128197357, translated as MVGFATGLAQLVATVHNIKVDSLLKLIVSLHNVTPFMNDKEVHGRLLGRLMAYKALTLSGRFSMEYHKDNHTSSIKEFISAVICIAYRYQNLQLPAVYVILTLVKKLPLEAVTRHIIGAPELQEWFDVAREVFNYFSDDDTCNLIQVLSLIKRHLDTTEDEDDDTESDSQTAFESDNSQSADDEDKDDNGQASDYMEEDDLGIAQILEENNKNHAYSQLLDKLKILTLLRISTHKDPGKNNLSFLTFPSFILLVSFIFLIYCS; from the exons ATGGTAGGCTTTGCAACAGGTTTAGCTCAATTAGTTGCAACGGTTCATAATATCAAAGTTGATTCCTTACTTAAACTTATAGTGAGTTTGCATAATGTGACGCCATTCATGAACGATAAG GAGGTACACGGTCGTCTATTGGGCCGCTTGATGGCCTACAAAGCTTTGACGCTATCAGGAAGATTTAGTATGGAGTATCATAAAGATAACCATACTTCCTCCATAAAAGAATTCATATCTGCAGTGATATGCATTGCATACCGATACCAGAATTTGCAGTTGCCTGCCGTTTATGTAATTTTAACTTTAGTAAAGAAG CTGCCCCTGGAGGCCGTCACTAGACATATCATAGGAGCTCCTGAGCTACAGGAATGGTTTGACGTTGCAAGAGAAgtattcaattattttagtgATGATGACACATGTAACCTCATCCAAGTATTGTCTCTTATTAAGAGACATCTAGATACAACTgaagatgaggatgatgatACTGAGAGTGATAGCCAAACAGCATTTGAGAGTGATAATAGCCAGAGTGCAGATGATGAAGACAAGGATGATAATGGCCAGGCAAGTGACTAtatggaggaagatgatttgGGGATTGCCCAGATATTggaagaaaacaacaaaaatcatGCTTATTCCCAGCTTCTGGACAAACTTAAAATCCTTACTCTATTGAGAATTTCCACTCACAAGGATCCAGGCAagaataatttatcatttttaacgtttccttcttttattcttttagtgtcttttatttttttaatatattgctCATAG